The following are encoded together in the Aerococcus mictus genome:
- a CDS encoding PTS sugar transporter subunit IIA: MELKESMIRLNQSFINKEDAIRAAGQLLVDDGDVEEEYIDSMLAREEVVSTHMGNFIAIPHGTDEGKDKVKATGISVIQVPFGVDFAPDEPEEKMAMMVFGIAGIGNEHLDLLSKIAVVCSDMDSVVRLVNATSAQEIIAIFEEAEV, translated from the coding sequence ATGGAATTAAAAGAATCGATGATTCGTTTGAATCAATCCTTTATTAATAAAGAAGATGCCATTCGTGCAGCGGGGCAATTGCTCGTTGATGACGGCGATGTGGAAGAAGAATATATTGATTCCATGTTAGCCCGTGAAGAAGTGGTTTCAACCCATATGGGGAATTTTATTGCCATTCCCCATGGCACCGATGAAGGTAAAGATAAGGTAAAAGCAACTGGTATTTCGGTGATCCAAGTACCATTCGGGGTTGATTTTGCCCCCGATGAGCCAGAAGAAAAAATGGCTATGATGGTTTTTGGTATTGCGGGGATTGGTAATGAACACTTGGATCTTTTATCCAAGATTGCAGTTGTATGTTCAGATATGGACAGTGTTGTACGCTTAGTCAATGCAACAAGTGCCCAAGAAATTATTGCTATTTTTGAGGAGGCAGAAGTTTAA
- a CDS encoding mannitol-1-phosphate 5-dehydrogenase produces the protein MKAVHFGAGNIGRGFIGEVLVANGFTVDFVDVNETIVDALNERRSYQIGYAAPGEEKIDISGVKAINNGKNPEAVVQAIQEANIITTAIGPNILPYIAELIAQGLQARRQAGVSEPIDVIACENMIGGTDFLHQEVDKYLTDQDQDYIDRYVGFPNAAVDRIVPEQHHEDVLFVSVEPFKEWVVDQTHSKAKDIRLDGVLYVDDLEPYIERKLFSVNTGHASVAYSGAAKGYQTIGQALEDDTILERLKAVLQETSSLLIAKWNFKEADMAAYREKIVERFQNPMIVDQVNRVGRTPIRKLGYNERFIRPIRELKERGLDYSNLLAVVGLAFNFDNPQDDQSVALQEKLQKQSLEEVIQDVTGLNDADLVHEIKAAVEAAK, from the coding sequence ATGAAAGCTGTACATTTTGGTGCGGGGAATATCGGACGTGGTTTTATTGGTGAAGTATTAGTCGCCAATGGTTTTACCGTTGATTTTGTGGATGTGAATGAAACGATCGTGGATGCCTTGAATGAACGAAGATCCTACCAAATTGGTTACGCGGCACCAGGAGAAGAAAAAATTGATATTTCTGGTGTGAAAGCCATTAATAATGGAAAAAATCCTGAAGCCGTGGTTCAAGCCATTCAGGAAGCAAATATCATTACCACTGCGATTGGTCCTAATATCCTTCCCTATATTGCTGAATTAATTGCCCAAGGCTTACAAGCACGTCGCCAAGCTGGGGTGAGTGAACCTATTGATGTCATCGCTTGTGAAAACATGATTGGAGGGACCGATTTCTTACACCAAGAAGTCGATAAATACCTGACCGACCAAGATCAAGACTATATTGACCGTTATGTTGGTTTTCCTAATGCAGCTGTCGACCGGATCGTCCCTGAGCAACACCATGAGGATGTCCTCTTTGTTAGTGTAGAACCCTTCAAAGAATGGGTGGTTGACCAAACCCACTCCAAGGCTAAGGACATTCGCTTAGATGGGGTTCTTTATGTGGATGACCTCGAACCTTACATTGAACGGAAATTATTCTCGGTCAATACCGGCCATGCTTCTGTGGCTTATTCTGGAGCAGCTAAGGGCTATCAAACCATTGGCCAAGCCTTAGAAGATGACACCATCTTAGAACGTTTGAAAGCAGTCCTTCAAGAAACCAGCAGCTTGTTAATTGCCAAGTGGAACTTTAAGGAAGCGGATATGGCCGCTTACCGGGAAAAAATTGTTGAACGTTTCCAAAATCCAATGATTGTTGACCAAGTCAACCGGGTAGGCCGAACACCAATCCGTAAGTTAGGTTATAATGAACGCTTTATCCGCCCAATCCGTGAATTAAAGGAACGGGGCTTAGACTATAGCAATCTGCTAGCAGTGGTTGGCCTAGCCTTTAACTTTGATAATCCCCAAGACGACCAAAGTGTAGCCTTACAAGAAAAATTACAAAAGCAAAGCTTAGAAGAAGTCATCCAAGATGTCACCGGCTTGAATGATGCGGACTTAGTTCATGAAATTAAAGCCGCAGTGGAAGCCGCTAAATAA
- a CDS encoding acyl-CoA thioesterase gives MENETKDLVLNCKDTLVVHEMLILPAHTNPAGNLYGGELLYLIDNVASLAAHKATRCSGVTASLDNMNFISPFKLGEIVRIECYVTGTGHRSLEVFVKVIGENYQENRKFIGATSFLTFVATPKEDEDFTMPKIQPETDEERYICSGYDSRRKIRQEQRKEDQIIQEKMKHHFH, from the coding sequence ATGGAAAACGAAACAAAGGATTTAGTCCTTAATTGTAAAGACACACTAGTTGTCCATGAAATGCTAATTTTACCTGCCCATACTAACCCAGCTGGGAACCTCTATGGTGGGGAGTTACTCTATTTAATCGACAATGTGGCTAGTCTCGCTGCTCATAAGGCCACCCGCTGTTCTGGGGTAACAGCCTCCTTGGACAATATGAACTTCATTAGTCCCTTTAAATTAGGAGAAATTGTCCGCATTGAGTGTTATGTCACTGGGACTGGTCATCGCAGCTTGGAAGTCTTTGTCAAAGTGATTGGTGAAAATTATCAGGAAAACCGTAAATTCATTGGAGCAACCTCTTTCTTAACCTTTGTCGCTACTCCAAAAGAAGATGAAGATTTCACCATGCCCAAAATTCAACCGGAAACCGATGAAGAACGTTACATTTGTTCTGGTTATGACTCCCGTCGCAAGATCCGCCAAGAACAAAGAAAAGAAGATCAAATCATCCAAGAAAAAATGAAACATCATTTTCATTAA
- a CDS encoding substrate-binding domain-containing protein, translating to MEKQNVTIYDVAHQAGVSMATVSRVVNGNPNVRPKTREKVMKVIKELNYHPNVIARGLASKRTRYIGVHLPDITNPYYSSLALGIDDIANMYEYNIILANADPEHDAAGVESLIMKQVDGIIFIGNSISQEARQKISAAGRPCVFTDLIDPEATMPTINIDVEDAYYQVTKDFLAKGKKRIALVGSDQGFKVSQSRQLQGYEKALTEAGHAVNEDLLIAAKSPSYDSGYALYETFSEIEADAAIATDDTIAIGLLNALLDNGVKVPEEVEIMASDNSSIVNMSRPELSSIAPPIYDIGAVAMRALTKLMENETLDTDLKLPYQIIKGGTTS from the coding sequence ATGGAGAAACAAAACGTGACAATCTATGATGTCGCCCACCAAGCAGGGGTATCCATGGCCACAGTTTCACGTGTCGTTAACGGAAATCCTAATGTGCGCCCTAAGACTAGAGAAAAAGTCATGAAAGTGATTAAAGAATTAAATTACCATCCTAACGTCATTGCCCGCGGTTTAGCCAGCAAGCGGACCCGCTATATCGGGGTACACTTACCAGACATTACTAACCCTTATTACAGTTCGCTGGCTTTGGGGATCGATGATATTGCTAATATGTACGAATACAATATTATTTTAGCTAACGCCGACCCTGAACATGACGCTGCTGGGGTGGAAAGTTTAATTATGAAGCAAGTCGACGGCATTATCTTTATCGGGAATAGCATTTCTCAAGAAGCCCGGCAAAAAATTTCCGCCGCTGGTCGTCCTTGCGTCTTCACTGATTTAATCGATCCTGAAGCAACCATGCCTACGATTAATATAGACGTGGAAGATGCCTACTACCAAGTCACTAAAGATTTCTTAGCTAAGGGTAAGAAACGAATCGCCCTCGTTGGTAGTGACCAAGGCTTCAAGGTGAGCCAAAGCCGGCAATTACAAGGTTATGAAAAGGCCTTAACAGAAGCAGGACATGCCGTCAATGAAGACTTATTAATTGCGGCGAAGTCACCTTCTTATGACTCAGGCTATGCCCTTTACGAGACTTTCTCTGAAATAGAAGCTGATGCTGCTATTGCTACCGATGATACCATCGCCATTGGCTTACTCAATGCCTTATTAGATAATGGCGTTAAGGTCCCTGAAGAGGTCGAAATCATGGCTTCAGATAATTCTTCAATTGTCAACATGTCACGTCCAGAACTCTCCTCAATCGCCCCACCAATCTATGATATTGGTGCTGTTGCCATGCGGGCCTTGACCAAGTTAATGGAAAATGAAACGCTTGACACTGACCTGAAGCTTCCTTACCAAATCATAAAGGGAGGAACCACCAGTTAA
- the proS gene encoding proline--tRNA ligase, producing MAKETTSHLQENDFSKWYLQSIQKADLFAYGPVRGTMVFKPNGYALWEKIKTEFDKKFKASGVKNCYFPMLIPESFFKKEADHVEGFAPELPWVTRAGDEELEEPVALRPTSETLFGNAMSDWINSYRDLPMELNQWANVFRWEKRTLPFLRTSEFLWQEGHCAYATEEEARKRTMHFLKVYQETVEDLLALPVYAGQKTPSEKFAGGVDTYSIEAMVKDTKSVQAGTSHYLGTNFAEAFDIKYLNTENQHVYAHTSSWGASTRLIGTMIMVHGDEKGVVFPPKMAPIQIALIPVGNVKKNPEVLTRLEAIEKDLQAAGYSTYLDDSNNSAGYKYNEAEVKGVPLRIEFGPRDMENGQCMIKMRDLEDKEAVNLDDLLDKVASEMETMQKRLYDKADQFRHDHEHFDIDTLDQLKAHIKSCEEKGEYPGWVLAGWDGTEETEAKVKEETGFTTRNIPFEPAVEKTVDLVSGKPAKHTVWFARAY from the coding sequence ATGGCAAAAGAAACAACAAGTCATTTACAAGAAAATGATTTTTCTAAGTGGTATTTACAAAGTATTCAAAAGGCTGATTTATTTGCCTATGGTCCTGTTCGTGGAACCATGGTCTTTAAACCTAATGGCTATGCCTTATGGGAAAAAATTAAGACCGAATTTGATAAGAAATTTAAAGCATCAGGAGTAAAGAATTGCTACTTCCCCATGTTAATTCCCGAGTCCTTCTTCAAGAAAGAAGCTGACCATGTTGAGGGCTTTGCCCCTGAATTACCCTGGGTAACTCGGGCGGGTGACGAAGAATTAGAGGAACCAGTTGCCCTTCGTCCTACCTCAGAAACCCTCTTTGGTAATGCCATGTCTGACTGGATTAACTCTTACCGTGATTTACCTATGGAACTTAACCAATGGGCCAATGTTTTCCGTTGGGAGAAACGGACTCTACCATTTTTAAGAACCTCTGAATTTCTCTGGCAAGAAGGCCACTGTGCTTACGCTACTGAAGAAGAAGCCCGGAAACGGACCATGCACTTCCTAAAGGTATATCAAGAAACCGTCGAAGACTTATTAGCCTTACCCGTTTATGCTGGTCAAAAAACCCCTTCGGAAAAATTTGCTGGCGGGGTGGATACCTATTCGATCGAGGCCATGGTGAAAGACACCAAATCTGTTCAAGCAGGGACCTCACACTACTTAGGGACCAATTTTGCAGAAGCCTTTGATATTAAGTATCTTAATACCGAAAACCAACACGTTTATGCCCATACCAGTTCTTGGGGCGCCTCGACCCGCTTGATCGGGACCATGATTATGGTCCATGGTGACGAAAAGGGAGTTGTCTTCCCACCAAAAATGGCACCCATTCAAATTGCTTTGATTCCAGTTGGCAATGTGAAGAAGAACCCTGAAGTCCTTACTCGCCTAGAAGCCATTGAAAAGGACCTACAAGCAGCCGGCTATTCAACTTATTTAGATGATTCTAATAATTCGGCTGGTTACAAGTACAATGAAGCTGAAGTGAAAGGGGTCCCCCTACGGATTGAATTTGGTCCACGGGATATGGAAAATGGCCAATGCATGATTAAGATGCGTGACTTAGAGGACAAAGAAGCGGTTAACTTAGATGACTTACTCGACAAGGTTGCCAGTGAAATGGAAACCATGCAAAAACGTCTCTATGACAAGGCAGATCAATTCCGTCATGACCATGAACATTTCGACATCGACACCCTGGACCAATTAAAGGCACATATCAAGTCTTGTGAAGAAAAGGGAGAATACCCAGGCTGGGTCCTTGCTGGCTGGGATGGCACGGAAGAAACAGAAGCCAAGGTCAAAGAAGAAACCGGCTTTACTACCCGGAATATTCCATTTGAGCCAGCAGTAGAAAAAACCGTCGACCTGGTTAGCGGAAAACCCGCAAAACACACCGTTTGGTTTGCCCGCGCATACTAA